gggccattgttctaccttcgggatgcttcttgctaggtgcacagtgacagtggcgtctgaaatcgggaataacatgaaaccagccagtcgaccccttatttataggcgctctcactgcacacacacactctctcacactcacgatcgttcgctcagttctctcacgcactcatatgcagcgcaagagggtataaaaagggacgcgaatcacgcaccgatctgtgaaacgcgaaagagtcctctgtgtgagaacatcgacctcacgttcgttccaacggttgtaagcaagcaaagcaaagaagcagcagaatgactggccgcggaaagggaggaaaaggtttgggcaaaggaggagccaagcgtcatcggaaagtgctgcgcgataacatccagggcatcaccaagccggccatccgtcgtctggctcgccgtggcggagtgaagcgtatctccggcctgatctacgaggaaacgcgtggagtgctgaaagtgttcctcgagaacgtgatccgcgatgccgttacctacacggaacatgccaagcgcaagaccgtcacggccatggatgtggtgtacgctctgaagcgtcagggccgcactctgtacggtttcggaggctaagcatccgttccacgatcgtcgccaacattatcatcatcagcaaacaaacggtccttttcaggaccaccaaaaatgtctcgcaaaagagttgctattgaatgttctattctccccctttcgatgatgtgtgttgctaggttacggcgcgtacctgagaagaagggtgcattgccacgcatgtgtgtatgtgatcgatcttggcaggtaaagagagcataaagacgcttcgatcctgttcccgggtaatcgacggtagacgatagcgttgtgcgcagctttatgctttctggaattttggcgccaactttggcttgggtatttcccctcatacaaacatctggctgcttactctacgtgacgcataagcataccaccaatacatacccatgcgagcggcagcgtctctcttggcaactaccaccaatgttagcatcgttcggttttttgccAACTTCCATTCTTTAATTTATTCTTTTTTACTTGCTTTGCTGAGACATCTCCGTAATTTTATCATTGTTCTGATAACAGGGAATTGTATTCTCGATTGAGAATGATCGAGTTGCACTTTCTATAAACGGGCATCGCAACAAAGATTGCATGCAAGTGTCGCATTAGGTTTTTTGCATGGCTCACCGGTACTGTTGTGTACGTGAA
This sequence is a window from Anopheles darlingi chromosome 3, idAnoDarlMG_H_01, whole genome shotgun sequence. Protein-coding genes within it:
- the LOC125955433 gene encoding histone H4-like — encoded protein: MTGRGKGGKGLGKGGAKRHRKVLRDNIQGITKPAIRRLARRGGVKRISGLIYEETRGVLKVFLENVIRDAVTYTEHAKRKTVTAMDVVYALKRQMTGRGKGGKGLGKGGAKRHRKVLRDNIQGITKPAIRRLARRGGVKRISGLIYEETRGVLKVFLENVIRDAVTYTEHAKRKTVTAMDVVYALKRQGRTLYGFGG